A genomic segment from Nicotiana tabacum cultivar K326 chromosome 9, ASM71507v2, whole genome shotgun sequence encodes:
- the LOC107790565 gene encoding uncharacterized protein LOC107790565 → MVYSYTPTYYSSLHDSITSLCKTILPFPFKKRRLPAIAAAEQRLSKQQSDNLKWQQESFHQILNLMGLCKEGILAESEVSAFRSHLLDTLIASPADHEHSSILRDKLIFLQELLYAKCISEEEYHTSKRPLLQRLAVQGAEIEAKHVVVGSKKEGTDDEWSVIDLKDEKSYLGKEISSSKQKQNSAIKQIKGGAASVFGFAASNKNGKIKEERGILSENCKQDSKYERNELGVSTENPFWNTHLKEKDSETKSILMVESLPSEPMKVKKQSGGDKSRKKPFKGLFLREQNEGQSDDHQRAEPESEGKTKSGKKQWGFDGFKKWKKNDCEDETAPLSLDEKSDGGTYLGQLVAEPVGEGPDTKQIKRKLHPNGAPSDFFVDKVLGDSIKKELSRIQTELGAKNSSVALTDDQIEAISTRLPVDKADLKKFFPKTWCDRYGDVVLDVVRKEFKNHVGEMGNLRGGGGIITREKKNNSKRWTTFDESDDDENCHPNLFAPQQDHHTFPSKQAKLTPPLKSGQVYVNSSIDKGLKYNPFFDV, encoded by the exons ATGGTTTATTCATACACACCAACATACTACAGCTCACTTCATGATTCAATCACTTCTCTTTGTAAAACCATTCTTCCATTTCCTTTCAAGAAAAGGCGATTACCTGCGATTGCAGCTGCTGAGCAAAGGTTGTCGAAGCAGCAATCCGACAACCTTAAATGGCAGCAAGAATCTTTTCACCAAATTCTTAACTTGATGGGTCTTTGTAAAGAAGGAATCTTGGCTGAATCTGAAGTTTCTGCTTTCAGATCACATCTGCTCGATACCCTTATCGCGTCTCCTGCTGATCATGAACATTCTTCTATCTTAAGGGATAAGTTGATCTTCTTGCag GAGTTATTGTATGCAAAATGTATATCAGAGGAAGAGTATCATACATCAAAGAGACCATTATTGCAAAGGCTAGCAGTTCAAGGAGCTGAGATTGAGGCAAAACATGTAGTTGTTGGATCAAAGAAAGAAGGCACAGATGATGAATGGTCTGTTATAGATTTAAAGGATGAAAAATCCTATCTTGGCAAAGAGATTTCGAGTTCGAAGCAAAAGCAAAACTCAGCTATCAAGCAAATCAAAGGAGGGGCTGCTTCAGTTTTTGGCTTTGCAGCGTCGAATAAAAATggaaagatcaaagaagaaagggGCATACTTAGTGAAAATTGTAAGCAAGATTCTAAATATGAAAGAAATGAATTAGGAGTTTCAACAGAAAATCCCTTTTGGAATACTCATTTGAAGGAAAAAGATAGTGAAACAAAGTCTATTCTTATGGTAGAGAGCTTACCTAGTGAGCCAATGAAGGTAAAAAAGCAAAGTGGAGGTgacaaatcaagaaagaaacCTTTTAAAGGTCTGTTTTTAAGAGAACAAAACGAAGGGCAGAGCGACGATCATCAACGTGCTGAGCCTGAATCTGAAGGAAAGACGAAATCAGGGAAAAAACAATGGGGATTTGATGGATTCAAGAAGTGGAAGAAAAATGACTGTGAAGATGAAACAGCTCCATTGTCGCTTGATGAGAAATCGGATGGTGGAACTTACTTAGGTCAGCTTGTTGCAGAACCTGTTGGAGAAGGTCCTGATACTAAGCAAATTAAAAGGAAGCTGCATCCTAATGGTGCACCCTCGGATTTCTTTGTCGATAAG GTTTTAGGAGACAGTATCAAGAAAGAGCTATCAAGAATTCAAACAGAACTTGGCGCCAAAAATTCAAGTGTTGCGTTAAC AGATGATCAGATTGAAGCCATTTCAACTAGGCTTCCAGTTGACAAGGCTGACTTGAAAAAATTCTTCCCTAA AACATGGTGTGATCGATATGGAGACGTTGTTTTGGATGTTGTAAGGAAGGAATTCAAGAACCATGTTGGGGAAATGGGAAACTtaagaggaggtggtggtattaTTACAAGGGAGaagaagaacaactcaaaaagaTGGACAACATTTGATGAAAGTGATGATGATGAAAATTGCCATCCAAATCTATTTGCACCTCAACAAGATCATCATACATTCCCTTCTAAACAAGCCAAACTCACTCCTCCTTTGAAGAGTGGTCAAGTTTATGTTAATAGTAGCATTGATAAGGGCCTCAAATATAATCCTTTCTTTGATGTTTAA
- the LOC107790564 gene encoding uncharacterized protein LOC107790564 — protein MGSSSSRLGSHPSRPNRTKCTFSSIFICGASSSRSAIEMEDDPAELLVDAAEHADKGKLQNSGKDPSADFIPSRAERGASSASNLVNSEKSTSGDANVQGGNRRENSTKDMELVTRYRPGSTGCETASTSRDDRPFPYPLSLNKRTENDVVNNVDTTANGDVSQIFAGSSRSSSPLYHGNGESSSSEDFVVNHTNEILIFNNSDSGSVSVLSDSSLTPHLAGDDLRQDTPSSGLEFLVSEREESLRDGSILHVDMANVSPNVFSNSPAEITSREARRNSRRLFWDSFSRRSPRRRADPRSFRFPNDYSDNVASHDRLLLDFSDNSLHEGAGGNFPSNGSRTSGSNERRRHSRSEMWERLPGGLIAGDHRSATCPTGIHADGPCSCETILMSRETGSRASISRIVMLAEALFEVLDEIHRQPMSVSLSVLSLPAPESVVDSFPVKSYSKSEEVDTGNNVPQCHICLAEYEDGDKIRVLPCHHEFHVSCVDKWLKEIHGVCPLCRGDVRNGFVEGSVSNSAAPSL, from the exons ATGGGTTCAAGCAGTAGCCGTTTGGGGTCACACCCAAGTCGCCCAAATcgcaccaaatgcacattttcaTCCATTTTCATATGTGGGGCTTCATCCTCTCGCTCAGCAATTGAG ATGGAAGATGATCCAGCTGAATTGCTGGTGGATGCTGCAGAACACGCTGACAAAGGAAAGCTCCAAAACTCTGGGAAGGACCCGTCGGCTGATTTTATTCCCTCCCGAGCTGAACGTGGAGCTTCATCTGCGAGCAATTTGGTAAATAGTGAAAAATCTACATCTGGAGATGCTAATGTTCAGGGAGGTAACCGAAGAGAAAACTCAACCAAAGACATGGAATTAGTCACTCGATATCGACCTGGAAGTACAGGTTGTGAAACTGCTAGTACATCTCGAGACGACAGACCATTTCCCTATCCACTTTCTTTAAACAAAAGGACAGAAAATGATGTTGTAAATAATGTTGATACTACAGCGAATGGAGATGTCTCTCAAATATTTGCCGGGTCCTCTCGTTCTAGCAGTCCATTGTATCACGGAAACGGAGAATCTTCATCAAGTGAAGATTTTGTTGTAAATCATACAAATGAAATCCTTATCTTCAATAATTCCGATTCTGGTTCTGTATCTGTTCTTTCGGATTCTTCACTTACGCCACATTTGGCAGGAGATGATTTGCGTCAGGATACACCATCTTCAGGTCTCGAGTTTCTGGTGTCAGAAAGGGAAGAGAGTTTAAGAGATGGAAGTATACTTCACGTTGATATGGCGAATGTCTCTCCCAATGTTTTCTCTAATAGTCCTGCTGAAATAACTAGTCGCGAAGCAAGACGGAATAGTAGAAGACTTTTTTGGGATTCTTTTTCAAGGAGAAGTCCTAGGAGGCGTGCTGATCCTCGGAGTTTTCGTTTTCCAAATGATTATTCAGACAATGTAGCATCTCATGACAGGTTACTGCTGGACTTTAGCGATAATTCCCTTCATGAGGGGGCTGGAGGTAATTTTCCATCAAATGGAAGTCGGACTAGTGGGAGTAATGAACGGCGACGGCATTCCAGATCTGAG ATGTGGGAAAGACTTCCTGGTGGTCTTATTGCTGGTGATCATCGAAGTGCCACTTGTCCAACTGGGATTCACGCAGATGGCCCATGTTCATGTGAGACAATTTTGATGAGTCGAGAAACTGGCAGTCGTGCAAGTATATCACGAATAGTTATGCTTGCTGAGGCtttgtttgag GTACTGGATGAAATACAtcggcaaccgatgtcagtgtcCTTATCTGTGTTATCACTTCCAGCTCCAGAGTCAGTTGTGGACTCGTTCCCGGTGAAGAGTTACTCAAAATCAGAGGAAGTAGATACCGGCAACAATGTCCCACA GTGTCACATATGCTTAGCCGAGTATGAGGACGGAGATAAAATACGAGTTCTACCTTGTCACCATGAGTTCCATGTATCATGCGTGGATAAATGGCTCAAAGAGATACACGG TGTATGTCCACTTTGCAGAGGAGATGTCCGAAATGGGTTTGTTGAAGGTTCAGTTTCTAACTCAGCagcaccttctctttga